The Niallia alba genome includes a window with the following:
- a CDS encoding sugar O-acetyltransferase, producing MKSEKEKMVNGDLYNPADPELVQGRMNARKQTRIFNESLETDEGKRTVLLKQLFGSTGNNLFIEPTFRCDYGYNIHVGENFFVNFDCVFLDVCKIRIGDNCFIAPGVHIYTATHPLNAQERIAGVEYGKPVNIGDNVWIGGRSVINPGVNIGNNVVIASGSVVTKDVPDNVVVGGNPARILKRIEE from the coding sequence ATGAAATCTGAAAAAGAAAAGATGGTAAATGGAGACCTTTATAACCCTGCAGATCCAGAACTAGTACAGGGAAGAATGAATGCTAGAAAACAAACGAGAATATTTAATGAATCACTCGAAACGGATGAAGGCAAAAGGACAGTATTATTAAAACAATTATTTGGTTCTACTGGAAATAATTTATTCATAGAACCTACTTTTCGTTGCGACTATGGTTATAACATCCATGTAGGAGAAAATTTCTTTGTTAATTTTGATTGCGTATTTTTAGATGTTTGTAAGATTAGAATTGGTGATAATTGCTTCATCGCTCCAGGGGTACATATTTATACAGCTACACACCCATTAAATGCGCAAGAAAGGATAGCGGGAGTCGAATACGGAAAGCCAGTGAATATCGGCGATAATGTCTGGATTGGCGGAAGATCTGTTATCAATCCTGGAGTAAACATAGGAAATAATGTTGTTATCGCTTCCGGTTCTGTTGTAACAAAGGATGTACCAGATAATGTCGTTGTAGGTGGGAATCCAGCAAGAATTCTTAAACGAATCGAAGAATAA